The Molothrus aeneus isolate 106 chromosome 31, BPBGC_Maene_1.0, whole genome shotgun sequence genome includes a window with the following:
- the ATP8B2 gene encoding phospholipid-transporting ATPase ID isoform X3: MERCAARQAPEEERRVRANAREYNEKFQYASNCIKTSKYNIVTFLPVNLFEQFQEVANTYFLFLLILQLIPQISSLSWFTTIVPLVLVLTITAVKDATDDYFRHKSDNQVNNRQSQVLIGGVLRQEQWMNVRVGDIIKLENNQFVAADLLLLSSSEPHGLCYIETAELDGETNMKVRQAIPVTAELGDTSQLALFDGEVICEPPNNKLDKFGGTLYWKENKYPLSNQNMLLRGCVLRNTEWCFGLVIFAGPDTKLMQNSGRTKFKRTSIDRLMNTLVLWIFGFLVCMGVILAIGNAIWEHEVGVCFQIYLPWDEGVHSAFFSGFLSFWSYIIILNTVVPISLYVSVEVIRLGHSYFINWDKKMYCAKRRTPAEARTTTLNEELGQVEYIFSDKTGTLTQNIMVFSKCSVNGHSYGDVQDMLGHKAELGERPEPVDFSFNPLADPRFQFWDPSLLEAVKLGDLHVHEFFRLLSLCHTVMSEEKSEGELLYKAQSPDEGALVTAARNFGFVFRSRTPKTITVQELGQAITYQLLAILDFNNIRKRMSVIVRSPEGKIRLYCKGADTILLERLHPLNQELTSVTTDHLNEYAGEGLRTLVLAYRDLEESYYKDWSERLHRAGSAPEAREDHLARLYDEVEHDMMLLGATAIEDKLQQGVPETIAILTLANIKIWVLTGDKQETAVNIGYSCKMLTDDMTEVFVVTGHTVLEVREELRKAREKMMDASRSVCNGFSYQEKLSSKLTSVLEAIAGEYALVINGHSLAHALEADMEVEFLETACACKAVICCRVTPLQKAQVVELVKKYKKAVTLAIGDGANDVSMIKTAHIGVGISGQEGIQAVLASDYSFSQFKFLQRLLLVHGRWSYLRMCKFLCYFFYKNFAFTMVHFWFGFFCGFSAQTVYDQYFITLYNIVYTSLPVLAMGVFDQDVPEQRSMEYPKLYEPGQLNLLFNKREFFICIAQGIYTSILMFFIPYGVFADATRDDGAQLADYQSFAVTVATSLVIVVSVQIGLDTGFWTAINHFFIWGSLAAYFAILFTMHSDGLFRMFPNQFRFVGNAQNTLAQPTVWLTIALTAVVCIVPVVAFRFLKLDLKPELSDTVRYTQLVRKKQKTQHRCMQHAGRAGSRRSGYAFSHQEGFGELIMSGKNMRLSSLALSSFAPRPSTSWIDTLRKKKGGEGSSAGSPSGVADKTLRV, encoded by the exons ATGGAGCGGTGCGCGGCCCGCCAAGCTCCGG AGGAAGAGCGTCGAGTGCGAGCCAACGCGCGGGAGTACAACGAGAAGTTCCAGTACGCA AGCAACTGCATCAAGACCTCCAAGTACAACATTGTCACCTTCCTGCCTGTCAACCTCTTCGAGCAGTTCCAAGAAGTGGCCAACACctatttcctcttcctcctcatcctgcaG ctgattCCTCAGATTTCTTCGCTCTCCTGGTTTACCACCATCGTGCCTTTGGTTCTTGTCTTAACCATCACAGCTGTCAAAGATGCCACCGATGACTAC tTCCGCCATAAAAGCGACAACCAGGTGAACAACCGGCAGTCTCAGGTCCTGATCGGTGGAGT CCTTCGGCAGGAGCAGTGGATGAACGTCCGTGTTGGAGACATCATCAAGCTGGAGAACAACCAGTTTGTGGCG GctgacctcctcctcctctccagcagcGAACCCCATGGGTTATGCTACATAGAGACTGCAGAGCTGGATGG AGAGACCAACATGAAGGTGCGTCAGGCCATCCCTGTCACCGCAGAGCTTGGGGACACCAGCCAGCTGGCTCTCTTTGATG GTGAGGTGATCTGTGAACCCCCCAATAACAAGCTGGACAAGTTTGGTGGGACACTGTACTGGAAGGAGAACAAGTACCCCCTGAGCAACCAGAACATGCTGCTGCGGGGCTGCGTCCTGCGCAACACTGAGTGGTGCTTTGGCCTCGTCATCTTTGCAG gaCCTGACACAAAACTGATGCAGAACAGCGGCCGGACCAAATTTAAGCGGACGAGCATCGACCGGCTGATGAACACGCTGGTGCTCTGG ATCTTTGGGTTCCTGGTGTGCATGGGAGTGATCCTGGCCATTGGCAACGCCATCTGGGAGCACGAGGTGGGCGTCTGCTTCCAGATCTACTTGCCCTGGGACGAGGGGGTGCACAGTGCCTTCTTCTCTGGCTTCCTCTCCTTCTGGTCCTACATCATCATCCTCAACACTGTGGTGCCCATCTCGCTCTATGTGAG CGTCGAGGTGATCCGGCTTGGGCACAGCTACTTCATCAACTGGGACAAGAAGATGTACTGTGCCAAGCGCCGGACGCCGGCTGAAGCCCGCACCACCACCCTCAAcgaggagctggggcaggtggaGTACATCTTCTCTGACAAGACTGGCACCCTCACCCAGAATATCATGGTCTTCAGCAAGTGCTCTGTGAACGGGCACAGCTATG GTGATGTGCAGGACATGCTGGGccacaaggcagagctgggagag AGGCCAGAGCCTGTAGACTTCTCCTTCAACCCACTGGCAGACCCACGGTTCCAGTTCTGGGACCCCAGCCTGCTGGAAGCCGTCAAGCTGGGAGACCTCCACGTGCACGAGTTCTTCCGCCTGCTCTCGCTCTGTCACACGGTCATGTCCGAGGAGAAGAGTGAAG GGGAGCTGTTGTACAAGGCACAGTCCCCAGATGAGGGAGCGCTGGTCACAGCTGCCAGAAACTTTGGCTTTGTGTTCCGGTCCCGCACGCCCAAGACCATCacagtgcaggagctgggtcAGGCCATCACCTACCAGCTGCTGGCCATCCTGGACTTCAACAACATCCGCAAGCGCATGTCTGTCATCG tgcGCAGCCCTGAGGGCAAGATCCGGCTGTACTGCAAAGGTGCTGACACCATCCTGCTGGAGAGGCTGCACCCCCTCAACCAGGAGCTGACCAGCGTCACCACCGACCACCTCAAT GAGTACGCTGGCGAGGGGCTGCGGACACTGGTGCTGGCTTACAGAGACCTGGAGGAGAGCTACTACAAGGACTGGTCTGAGCGGCTGCATcgagctggcagtgcccctgAGGCCCGTGAGGATCACCTGGCTCGGCTCTACGATGAGGTGGAGCATGATATGATG CTGCTTGGAGCCACGGCCATCGAGGACAAACTGCAGCAGGGGGTCCCCGAAACCATTGCCATCCTGACGCTGGCCAACATCAAGATCTGGGTGCTGACAGGGGACAAGCAGG AAACAGCTGTGAACATCGGCTACTCCTGCAAGATGCTGACAGATGACATGACAGAGGTGTTTGTGGTCACAGGCCACACTGTGCTGGAGGTGCGAGAGGAGCTAAG GAAAGCCCGGGAGAAGATGATGGATGCATCACGTTCTGTGTGCAATGGCTTCTCCTACCAGGAGAAACTCTCCTCCAAGCTTACCTCAGTGCTGGAAGCCATTGCGGGCGAATACGCCCTGGTCATCAACGGGCACAGCCTG GCCCATGCACTGGAGGCAGACATGGAGGTGGAATTCCTGGAGACGGCGTGTGCCTGCAAGGCCGTTATCTGCTGCCGTGTCACACCCCTGCAGAAAGCCCAGGTGGTGGAGCTGGtcaagaagtacaagaaagccGTCACTTTGGCCATTGGGGATGGGGCCAACGATGTCAGCATGATCAAGA CTGCCCACATTGGGGTGGGCATCAGTGGGCAGGAAGGCATCCAGGCCGTGCTGGCCTCCGACTACTCCTTCTCCCAGTTCAAGTTCCTGCAGCGCCTGCTCCTGGTGCATGGGCGCTGGTCCTACCTGCGCATGTGCAAGTTTCTTTGCTACTTCTTCTATAAGAACTTTGCCTTCACCATGGTCCACTTCTGGTTTGGCTTCTTCTGCGGCTTCTCAGCACAG ACAGTGTATGACCAGTACTTCATCACGCTGTACAACATTGTCTACACATCGCTGCCTGTGCTCGCTATGGGTGTCTTTGACCAG GATGTGCCAGAGCAGCGGAGCATGGAGTACCCCAAACTCTACGAGCCTGGGCAGCTGAACCTGCTCTTCAACAAGCGGGAGTTCTTCATCTGCATTGCCCAGGGCATCTACACCTCCATCCTCATGTTCTTCATCCCCTATGGCGTCTTTGCTGATGCCACCCGTGATGATGGTGCCCAGCTGGCCGACTACCAGTCCTTCGCCGTCACTGTCGCCACCTCCCTCGTGATTGTCGTCAGTGTGCAG ATCGGCTTAGACACAGGATTCTGGACAGCCATCAACCACTTCTTCATCTGGGGCAGCCTGGCCGCCTACTTCGCCATCCTCTTCACCATGCACAGCGACGGCCTCTTCCGGATGTTCCCCAACCAGTTCCGCTTTGTGG GTAATGCACAGAACACGCTGGCCCAGCCCACGGTCTGGCTGACCATCGCCCTCACCGCCGTAGTCTGTATCGTGCCCGTTGTGGCCTTTCGCTTCCTTAAGCTGGACCTGAAACCAGAGCTCTCGGATACG gtgcgcTACACTCAGCTGGTAcggaagaagcagaagacgcAGCACCGGTGCATGCAGCACGCAGGGCGTGCGGGCTCCCGCCGCTCTGGCTACGCCTTCTCCCATCAGGAGGGCTTCGGGGAGCTCATCATGTCTGGCAAGAACATGAGGCTTAGCTCCTTGGCACTGTCCAGCTTTGCCCCCCgccccagcaccagctggaTTGACACCCTGCGGAAGAAGAAGGGCGGCGAGGGCAGCAGCGCTGGCAGCCCCAGTGGCGTGGCCGACAAGACTCTCAGGGTGTGA